One Sphingobacteriales bacterium DNA segment encodes these proteins:
- the rlmN gene encoding 23S rRNA (adenine(2503)-C(2))-methyltransferase RlmN, whose protein sequence is MTSANPPIQELTVIKKDIRSYELPQLRQEFTDMGESAFRANQVYQWLWQKNAHSFAAMTNLSKPLRDKLNDLFIIKAVSIAKQQHSNDGTIKLGFALHDAHLVEGVLIPADNRMTACVSSQVGCSLACKFCATGKMARIRNLNADEIVDQVYWLNQQAQQYYNLPLSNIVYMGMGEPMLNYKNMLRSLHLLTSATGANMAAWRITVSTAGVAKLIKQFADDDTGCNLALSLHAANDYKRNQIMDINETNSLAILAEALQYYYKKTNQKVTYEYIAFNGFNDNIEDARDLVKFCQYVPCKVNIIEYNQVEGVPYHKSSEDRLTQFQNYLMANKVNTTVRRSRGKDIDAACGQLANKN, encoded by the coding sequence ATGACCAGCGCAAATCCACCTATACAAGAATTAACAGTTATAAAAAAAGATATCCGAAGCTACGAACTGCCCCAGTTACGGCAAGAATTTACCGACATGGGCGAGTCGGCTTTTAGGGCAAACCAGGTTTACCAATGGTTGTGGCAAAAAAATGCACATTCGTTTGCCGCCATGACCAATTTGTCGAAACCACTGCGCGACAAACTCAACGACTTGTTTATTATTAAAGCCGTTAGTATTGCCAAACAACAACACAGCAACGACGGCACCATAAAATTAGGTTTTGCTTTGCACGATGCTCATTTGGTTGAGGGTGTACTTATTCCGGCCGACAATAGAATGACGGCTTGCGTTTCCTCGCAAGTAGGTTGTAGTTTAGCTTGTAAATTTTGTGCTACCGGAAAAATGGCGCGTATTCGCAATTTAAATGCCGACGAAATTGTTGACCAAGTTTATTGGCTTAACCAACAGGCACAACAATACTACAACTTACCACTCTCTAATATTGTATATATGGGCATGGGCGAGCCTATGCTGAACTATAAAAACATGTTGCGCAGTTTGCACCTGCTAACTTCGGCAACCGGGGCTAATATGGCTGCTTGGCGAATTACCGTATCAACGGCTGGGGTTGCCAAACTAATAAAACAATTTGCAGACGATGACACCGGTTGTAACTTAGCCCTGTCGTTACACGCGGCAAATGATTATAAGCGCAACCAAATTATGGATATTAACGAAACAAACTCGCTGGCTATTTTGGCCGAAGCCCTACAATATTACTACAAAAAAACAAATCAAAAAGTTACTTACGAGTATATTGCCTTTAATGGCTTTAATGACAATATTGAAGATGCCCGCGATTTAGTAAAATTTTGCCAATACGTACCTTGTAAAGTTAATATAATTGAGTACAACCAAGTTGAGGGCGTTCCCTACCACAAAAGCAGCGAAGATCGTTTAACTCAGTTTCAAAACTATTTAATGGCCAACAAAGTAAATACAACCGTGCGCCGCAGCAGGGGTAAAGATATTGATGCCGCCTGCGGTCAGTTAGCCAATAAAAATTAA